ACCTCGTCACGGGTTGGCTCTCGAGGAGCACGGCCTATAAATTGTGCCCACTCTCTCGGAACAATACATCATCAAACACTCAGcgacacaacaacaatcagaacTGTACTAGCCATCATCTTTGCCTGTTGCAGCATCTGTAGCTTTTTTCTGTCCTTTCGTGCATCTTCCGTCCGCGGCTGATCAATGGCGACTGTGATGGCCATGGGCTCCTTCGCCGGTGCCGCCGTCCTGCCGCGGGGCTCGGCTGGCCGCTTCGGCGCCCGGTCTCTGCCAGCGCTGGGCCGACGCACCCTCATCGTCAGGGCACAGACAAACAAACCCAAGACGAGCACCTCAATCTGGAACGCGCTGGCGTTCAGCGGCCCTGCGCCGGAGCGAATCAACGGGCGCCTTGCCATGGTAGGCTTCGTGACGGCGCTTGCGGTGGAGGCAGGGCGCGGCGACGGGCTCCTCTCGCAGCTCGGCAGTGGCACCGGGCAGGCGTGGTTCGCCTACTGTGTGGCGGTGCTGTCCGTGGCGTCACTGGTGCCGTTGCTCCAGGGCGAGAGCGCCGAGGGCAGAGCCGGCGCCATCATGAACGCCAACGCGGAGCTCTGGAACGGCCGCTTCGCCATGCTCGGCCTCGTCGCGCTCGCCGCCACCGAGATCATCACCGGCGCGCCTTTTATCAACGTGTAAACTAGCTTTGTTGTCTCGACCGGATAACACAACCTGTAGCTAGTACTAGTAGGACATGTAAATGATGAGAGCTGATCATCCTTGTATTCTTTGCAGTACTACTAATTAAAGACTGTTCATAAAAATGGTGATAGTTCAAGGCATTGGTGGAAGAGTTTGCTATATCGGCTAGCAGGGACTCGCTCGTGTATATATATATGGGGTGCATGGTCAGGATTTACATTATGGTTAGTTTGGTTGTGGTAGACTTGATCCATACAAAAACTATACAAGACATAGATCAAATCCTACACTAACCGAACCAGAATATACAACAACTACTAACAAACTATACACGCACGTAATACGTAAAGGCATCTCAAACATCCCCCTTGTATGCTGTTGTCTGCTGATTTATAAAAGTCAGTGGGGGGCCGTTGCTCCTCTAAAAAAAAAACTATCTAAGTTGAGATTGCACAAAActtttttttttgaaccgggcataaTCCCTTTCCATTATTGCAACATAAGGGAAATACAACCAAGTCCACAGAATGAGACGGGAGAGGGGAGAGCGAGTTCAAGCACCGCCGGAAAACCTACTGTAAGCACTCGCCATCGAGATAACCCACTGTAGGGCGAAAACCCGGCGACACCAAATCAGTAAGAAGTTCAGATGGGGCAACCCCCCTAGACAGCTCACAAACGAGCACCAAAACAACAGTCCCACACAGGGAAGACTCCAAAGACGGACACAAACTAAGGCAATGACACCACCGGA
The sequence above is drawn from the Triticum dicoccoides isolate Atlit2015 ecotype Zavitan unplaced genomic scaffold, WEW_v2.0 scaffold135885, whole genome shotgun sequence genome and encodes:
- the LOC119343647 gene encoding low molecular mass early light-inducible protein HV90, chloroplastic-like; the encoded protein is MATVMAMGSFAGAAVLPRGSAGRFGARSLPALGRRTLIVRAQTNKPKTSTSIWNALAFSGPAPERINGRLAMVGFVTALAVEAGRGDGLLSQLGSGTGQAWFAYCVAVLSVASLVPLLQGESAEGRAGAIMNANAELWNGRFAMLGLVALAATEIITGAPFINV